The nucleotide sequence tgAGATGACCAAACATCGCCCGCGTTGAAGCGCTGTAGGCCTTCAATTAATGGGAAGAGGTGCCAGATGATGTACTGAGCGTTTGTATACGCCTTGCTTGGTTTTTACTAGAGCAACGCGCACCTTGCCATCCGTTCCGTGCGTTACTTCGGTGACTCTGCCGAGCAGCCACTTCTGGGGCGGTAAATTGTCCTCTTTGATGACGACGATGGTTCCTGGTAGAAGGTTGGCCGATTCCGTTGTCCACTTAACTCTTTGCTGCAGCCCAGCTATGTAGTCACGGGACCAGTCTCGCCAAAACCGTCGCTTGATGGCTGATATAAGCTGCCAGCGTTGTAGATGAGTTAGGTCGTCGTCCGGATGAGGAGGTGCCGATCCTGGGGGTAGAGCAGCGAGCGTGGTGCCTACCAGAAAGTGGGCTGGAGTAACAGCCTCTCCGTCGTTAGGGTTGCTGCTGTCAGCTACTAGCGGACGCGAGTTAAGCACTGCTTCCACTTCAACCAGGATCGTCTGGACTTCGTCCTCCTTCAGCAAGGCGTTTCCGACGGCCCTCAAAAAGAGGTGTTTGGCGGACTTGACGGCGGCCTCCCATAGGCCCCCGAAATGAGGCGACCGGGGC is from Drosophila suzukii chromosome 3, CBGP_Dsuzu_IsoJpt1.0, whole genome shotgun sequence and encodes:
- the LOC139352193 gene encoding uncharacterized protein — protein: MASDVRSTLGTYGVHHQVEFVFIPPRSPHFGGLWEAAVKSAKHLFLRAVGNALLKEDEVQTILVEVEAVLNSRPLVADSSNPNDGEAVTPAHFLVGTTLAALPPGSAPPHPDDDLTHLQRWQLISAIKRRFWRDWSRDYIAGLQQRVKWTTESANLLPGTIVVIKEDNLPPQKWLLGRVTEVTHGTDGKVRVALVKTKQGVYKRSVHHLAPLPIN